One window of Siniperca chuatsi isolate FFG_IHB_CAS linkage group LG15, ASM2008510v1, whole genome shotgun sequence genomic DNA carries:
- the hikeshi gene encoding protein Hikeshi, producing MFGCLVSGRLVQTDAVQVASDKFVFNLPDYENVNHVVVFMLGTVPFPAGMGGAVYFSFPDPASGGPVWQLLGFITNDKPSAIFKISGLKAGEGGAHPFGTMASSSSPSVAQVGVSVEALEQLAQQIPVSSAAVSTVDSFLQFTQKMLDSLYNFASSFAVSQAQMTPNPTETFIPSSCILKWYENFQRRMAQNPNFWKN from the coding sequence ATGTTCGGTTGTTTGGTCTCCGGCAGGTTGGTGCAGACGGACGCGGTGCAGGTCGCCTCGGACAAGTTCGTGTTCAACCTGCCGGACTACGAGAACGTGAACCACGTGGTGGTGTTCATGCTGGGCACGGTGCCGTTCCCCGCCGGCATGGGCGGCGCCGTCTACTTCTCCTTCCCGGACCCGGCGAGCGGCGGCCCGGTGTGGCAGCTGCTCGGGTTCATCACCAACGACAAGCCCAGTGCCATCTTTAAGATCTCCGGGCTGAAGGCCGGGGAGGGCGGGGCGCACCCCTTCGGCACGATGGCCTCCTCTTCGTCGCCCTCCGTGGCTCAGGTCGGGGTGTCGGTGGAGGCTCTGGAGCAGCTGGCCCAGCAGATCCCGGTGTCCAGCGCCGCCGTGTCCACCGTGGACTCCTTCCTGCAGTTCACCCAGAAGATGCTGGACAGTCTGTACAACTTCGCCTCGTCCTTCGCCGTGTCGCAGGCGCAGATGACCCCGAACCCCACGGAGACCTTCATCCCGTCCAGCTGCATCCTGAAGTGGTATGAAAACTTCCAGAGGAGGATGGCTCAGAACCCGAACTTCTGGAAAAACTGA
- the LOC122862325 gene encoding dehydrogenase/reductase SDR family member 13-like — translation MMLELLMLFGGLLVGGYFLLHMTFLKLPRCTSAAKLHGKTAIVTGANTGIGKTTAMDLARRGARVILACRDKRRAEAAIQEIIQETGNSQVIFMQLDLASLQSVRSFADNFLQSESRLDLLINNAGLMKGGKTEDGFGMIFGVNHLGHFLLTVLLLDRLKASKPSRVVTVASKAYEMGKVDFNSLTTHRELGLGSTGYQLFQKYCHSKLCNVLFTYELAKRLQGTDVTCYSVHPGAIKTEIGRHAGFWWKLIMTPIVVLFFMDATSGAQTTLHCALEQGIEHLSGHYFTQCAPLMNIESKARDDATAKKLWELSESFCGLS, via the exons ATGATGCTGGAGCTGTTGATGCTGTTTGGAGGTCTGTTGGTCGGAGGTTACTTTCTTCTTCATATGACTTTTCTCAAGTTGCCCAGATGTACAAGTGCTGCAAAGTTACACGGGAAAACCGCCATCGTCACCG GAGCAAACACCGGCATCGGTAAGACCACAGCGATGGACCTGGCCAGGAGGGGGGCGAGGGTGATCCTGGCCTGCAGAGACAAACGGCGAGCTGAGGCCGCCATCCAGGAAATCATCCAG GAGACGGGGAACAGCCAGGTGATCTTCATGCAGCTCGACCTGGCCAGTCTGCAGTCTGTTCGCTCCTTCGCTGACAACTTCCTCCAGTCCGAGTCCAGGCTGGATCTGCTCATCAACAACGCTG GTCTGATGAAGGGTGGAAAGACGGAGGACGGCTTCGGGATGATCTTTGGCGTCAATCACCTGGGTCACTTCCTGTTGACGGTGTTGCTCCTGGACCGACTGAAGGCGAGCAAGCCGAGCCGCGTGGTGACCGTGGCCTCCAAAGCGTATGAGATGGGGAAGGTGGATTTCAACAGTTTGACGACTCACAGAGAGTTGGGTTTGGGCAGCACCGGCTATCAGCTCTTCCAGAAGTACTGCCACAGCAAACTGTGCAACGTTCTCTTCACCTACGAGCTCGCCAAGAGGCTGCAGGGCACCGACGTCACCTGCTACAGCGTCCATCCGG GAGCCATAAAGACGGAGATCGGTCGTCACGCTGGTTTCTGGTGGAAGCTCATCATGACACCCATCGTCGTCCTTTTCTTCATGGATGCCACGTCCGGAGCTCAGACCACGCTCCACTGTGCCCTGGAGCAAGGCATCGAGCACCTCAGCGGCCACTACTTCACTCAGTGTGCGCCGCTGATGAACATCGAGTCGAAGGCGAGAGACGACGCCACGGCCAAGAAGCTGTGGGAGCTCAGCGAGAGTTTCTGCGGTCTGTCCTAA